A genomic region of Desulfosarcina ovata subsp. ovata contains the following coding sequences:
- a CDS encoding TRAP transporter large permease yields MEIVLISTVFLVLMTLGVPIGTALGVAGVVTIYQFDLGIEMLGVNFASGIASFPLLAVPFFVLAGVILDRAGLAATIARFFELLVGKSTGGLAMVAVMTCIFWGSLSGSGPATTAAVGMILLAPMIKHGYDKSFAGATIANASDLSIILPPSIAFIIYGNITSVSVSALFVAGIVPGLITGFGTVLVAYWVSRKRGYRGLAERGSPTEIWQAFKKSVWALLAPVVILGGIYSGIFTPTEAAVVAVFYSLFVAVFVYHSIHWRDMIDMLVDAAVTSSVIMFIVVFAGIFTWTASVIGVIDKAAALIVGIAPNAVVMIILVDLLLLALGMVLDAISISYLLMPILIPVLKAFGIDPVWYGVIFISALAVGQATPPVGVNLFTAANLIGSDVDSVAKEAIPYVLMDAIVLILLSLLPILSLYLPIKAGLYAP; encoded by the coding sequence ATGGAAATTGTGCTCATCAGCACGGTGTTTCTGGTCCTGATGACGCTCGGCGTCCCCATTGGCACCGCCCTGGGGGTGGCTGGGGTGGTCACCATCTACCAGTTCGATCTGGGCATCGAAATGCTCGGCGTCAACTTCGCTTCGGGGATCGCCTCCTTCCCCCTGCTGGCGGTTCCTTTCTTCGTTCTGGCCGGTGTGATTCTCGATCGCGCCGGGCTCGCGGCGACCATCGCCCGCTTCTTCGAACTGCTGGTGGGCAAAAGCACCGGCGGACTGGCCATGGTGGCGGTAATGACCTGCATCTTCTGGGGCTCACTGTCCGGATCCGGACCGGCGACGACGGCTGCTGTGGGAATGATCCTCCTGGCCCCCATGATCAAACACGGTTATGATAAAAGCTTTGCCGGCGCGACCATTGCCAATGCCTCGGATCTCTCGATCATTCTGCCGCCCAGCATTGCCTTTATCATTTACGGCAACATCACCAGCGTCTCGGTCAGTGCCCTTTTCGTTGCCGGAATCGTCCCCGGCCTGATCACCGGTTTCGGGACGGTACTGGTGGCCTATTGGGTATCCCGAAAACGCGGCTACCGGGGGCTGGCAGAACGGGGCAGCCCCACGGAAATCTGGCAGGCCTTTAAAAAATCCGTCTGGGCGCTGCTGGCGCCGGTGGTCATTCTGGGCGGGATCTATTCGGGCATCTTCACCCCCACGGAAGCCGCGGTGGTGGCCGTTTTTTACAGCCTGTTCGTGGCCGTCTTCGTCTACCACTCGATCCACTGGCGTGACATGATCGACATGCTTGTGGACGCCGCGGTCACCAGTTCGGTAATCATGTTCATCGTGGTCTTCGCCGGCATTTTCACCTGGACCGCCTCGGTCATCGGGGTCATCGACAAGGCCGCCGCACTGATCGTGGGCATCGCGCCCAATGCCGTGGTGATGATCATTCTGGTCGATCTGCTGTTGCTGGCCCTGGGTATGGTGCTGGACGCCATCAGCATTTCCTACCTGCTGATGCCCATTCTCATCCCGGTGCTCAAGGCTTTCGGCATCGATCCCGTCTGGTACGGTGTGATTTTCATTTCAGCCCTGGCCGTGGGGCAGGCCACACCGCCGGTGGGCGTCAACCTGTTTACCGCCGCCAACCTGATCGGCAGTGACGTGGACAGTGTGGCCAAAGAGGCCATCCCATACGTCCTCATGGACGCGATCGTCCTGATCCTTCTGTCCCTGCTGCCCATCCTCTCCCTGTACCTGCCGATCAAGGCAGGATTATACGCGCCATAA
- a CDS encoding FeoA family protein, which produces MLNDVKCGQRARIQCHHATGAMRRRLLDLGFLPHAEVDVIRRAPFGDPIQCRVANCSVALSRSEAKLIEVDVDT; this is translated from the coding sequence ATGCTTAACGATGTAAAATGCGGTCAACGGGCCAGAATCCAATGCCACCACGCTACCGGTGCCATGCGCCGGCGCCTGCTTGACCTTGGCTTTCTGCCCCATGCCGAGGTCGATGTCATTCGAAGAGCCCCGTTCGGCGACCCGATTCAATGTCGGGTGGCCAATTGCAGCGTCGCCTTGAGCCGCTCGGAGGCAAAACTCATCGAAGTCGACGTGGATACATGA
- a CDS encoding LbtU family siderophore porin → MKRAMTLLACLALCGIFFTATVYAEAMSNQELSDRIRQLEAKLGAEGGILPDKWNERITLSGTIEVEAGYVSTDPEGGDSTDESDISVATVELGVDAEIVKHVSGHILFLYEDGEDIVIDEATITLSGEDVIPAFLTVGEMYVPFGNFESHMISDPLTLEIAETREAAIQVGVESGGFYGSAFIFNGDVDEADEDDDHIDNFGANAGYTMESDTFTIDAGISYINNLIDADGWEDIIDEEGLELNDYAAGLGAYAIVGIGPVTLIGEYITALDEIEWVGEAPQDEISAWNLEVGYTFAIGEKEAVVAAALQGTDEAENAFPETRYMGSFSLGIFKATTLAFEYAHGEFENDDEEDAFTAQLAIEF, encoded by the coding sequence ATGAAAAGAGCAATGACCCTTCTGGCCTGTCTGGCCCTATGCGGGATATTTTTTACTGCCACGGTTTACGCCGAAGCGATGTCCAATCAGGAGTTGTCCGACCGGATCCGGCAACTGGAAGCCAAATTGGGTGCCGAAGGCGGAATATTGCCTGATAAATGGAATGAACGCATCACCCTGAGCGGCACCATCGAAGTGGAGGCCGGTTATGTCAGTACCGACCCGGAGGGCGGCGACAGCACCGACGAAAGCGACATTTCCGTTGCCACCGTGGAACTGGGGGTTGACGCCGAAATCGTCAAGCATGTCTCCGGCCACATCCTGTTTCTATACGAAGACGGCGAAGACATTGTCATTGACGAAGCTACCATTACCCTCAGTGGCGAAGACGTGATCCCGGCCTTCCTGACTGTCGGCGAGATGTACGTGCCCTTCGGCAACTTCGAGTCCCACATGATTTCCGATCCCCTGACCCTGGAGATCGCCGAGACCCGTGAAGCCGCCATCCAGGTGGGCGTGGAGAGCGGTGGCTTCTATGGATCGGCCTTTATCTTCAACGGCGATGTGGATGAGGCGGACGAAGACGACGATCACATCGACAACTTCGGGGCCAATGCCGGCTACACCATGGAAAGCGATACCTTCACCATCGACGCCGGGATCAGCTATATCAACAACCTGATCGACGCCGACGGATGGGAGGACATCATCGATGAAGAGGGCCTGGAGCTGAACGACTATGCCGCCGGCCTGGGGGCATACGCCATCGTCGGCATTGGGCCGGTTACCCTGATCGGCGAGTATATTACCGCCCTGGACGAAATCGAGTGGGTCGGCGAGGCGCCCCAGGACGAAATTTCCGCCTGGAACCTTGAAGTCGGCTACACCTTCGCCATAGGTGAAAAAGAGGCCGTCGTGGCGGCAGCCCTGCAGGGAACGGATGAGGCCGAAAACGCGTTTCCAGAAACCCGCTACATGGGTTCATTCAGCCTCGGTATCTTTAAAGCGACCACACTGGCTTTCGAATATGCCCATGGCGAATTCGAAAACGATGATGAAGAGGATGCCTTTACCGCGCAGTTGGCAATAGAATTCTGA
- a CDS encoding DUF4198 domain-containing protein produces the protein MRVHPPAGDVRPVLIRNETCLHSYMVDYDIPGSYVLSAETNPGYYTVYVDKKGRERHTIKPKSAVADQAVEIKMSLYSKQYTKTYVVCEHPSPQFPARIGLPLELVPTKDLFQLKTGDVLELKVYFNGVPFAGSGTWDATYMGFSTEPEDNAYPKTEVSGDTLRIPIPVAGRWFVRYSTKTDAQGEARADYTHLKHTATLVFQIPNSRKMSATGSH, from the coding sequence GTGCGGGTGCATCCACCTGCCGGAGACGTGCGCCCGGTCCTCATTCGCAACGAAACCTGCCTGCATTCCTACATGGTGGACTACGATATTCCCGGCTCCTATGTCCTCTCAGCCGAAACCAACCCCGGTTATTACACCGTTTACGTGGATAAAAAAGGCCGCGAGCGCCATACCATCAAACCCAAAAGCGCCGTTGCCGACCAGGCCGTGGAAATCAAAATGAGTCTTTACAGCAAACAGTACACCAAGACCTACGTGGTTTGCGAACACCCGTCTCCACAATTTCCGGCTCGCATCGGGCTTCCCCTGGAGCTGGTGCCGACGAAAGATCTTTTTCAATTGAAAACGGGAGACGTTCTGGAGTTGAAGGTATATTTCAACGGTGTCCCGTTTGCCGGGTCGGGTACATGGGATGCCACCTATATGGGATTTTCCACCGAGCCCGAAGACAACGCGTATCCCAAAACAGAGGTTTCCGGAGACACACTGCGAATTCCGATCCCCGTCGCGGGCCGCTGGTTCGTTCGCTATTCTACCAAAACCGACGCCCAAGGCGAAGCCCGGGCGGACTACACCCATCTGAAACACACCGCAACGCTGGTTTTTCAGATTCCCAATTCGCGTAAGATGTCCGCGACGGGATCCCATTGA
- a CDS encoding IS110 family transposase, giving the protein MNKIVKYVGLDVHKDSITIAIADEGRDGNVRVYGKISNDLGQIDNVMRKLISQNAELHCVYEAGPCGYPIYRHLTSKGIDCVVVAPALIPKKTGDRVKNDRRDATHLATLHRSGELTPVYVPDQADEALRDLVRARKDIQISLRKVKQQINAFLLRQGISYPGKSKWGKAHLNWLAELKMQHPAQHIALTEYLDAMEDHEARVKRIEKAIEQCCQTSRLLPVIEALQALRGISLLSAVTVVAELGDLSRFDTPAQLMAYLGLIPSEHSSGGTIKKGPITKTGNTHARRTLIESAQAYRMPARKSKAIRKRQEGLPDDVLDIAWNAQLRLCHRYRRLIAKGKNHNVVITAIARELAGFIWAIARAVPIVAAER; this is encoded by the coding sequence ATGAACAAGATAGTAAAGTATGTTGGTTTAGATGTCCACAAAGATTCGATTACCATTGCTATCGCCGATGAAGGACGTGACGGAAACGTTCGAGTGTATGGAAAAATCAGCAACGACCTGGGGCAGATTGATAACGTCATGCGAAAACTGATTTCACAAAACGCCGAATTGCATTGTGTTTACGAAGCAGGTCCGTGCGGATATCCGATCTATAGGCATTTAACAAGCAAGGGGATCGATTGCGTTGTCGTTGCTCCAGCGTTGATCCCCAAAAAAACAGGTGATCGGGTTAAGAATGATCGCCGTGATGCAACCCACCTGGCGACGCTCCACCGTTCCGGAGAACTGACGCCGGTGTATGTCCCCGATCAGGCCGATGAAGCGCTTCGTGACCTGGTACGTGCACGAAAAGACATCCAAATATCGCTCCGCAAAGTCAAACAACAGATCAATGCCTTTTTATTGCGACAAGGAATCAGTTATCCAGGTAAAAGCAAATGGGGTAAAGCTCATTTAAATTGGCTGGCGGAGCTGAAAATGCAGCATCCTGCCCAGCATATTGCCCTTACCGAATACCTGGACGCCATGGAAGACCATGAGGCCCGCGTTAAGCGCATCGAAAAAGCGATTGAGCAATGTTGCCAAACCAGTCGACTGCTTCCGGTTATCGAGGCTCTGCAAGCGCTCAGGGGGATTTCTTTGCTCAGCGCGGTGACCGTCGTCGCTGAACTGGGGGATCTGAGCCGTTTCGATACGCCGGCACAGCTGATGGCCTATTTGGGTCTGATCCCATCGGAGCATTCAAGCGGTGGCACCATCAAAAAAGGCCCCATTACCAAAACCGGCAATACCCATGCCCGCAGGACGTTGATCGAATCGGCTCAGGCCTATCGTATGCCGGCCCGGAAAAGTAAGGCGATCCGTAAACGCCAGGAAGGCTTGCCGGACGATGTTTTGGATATTGCCTGGAATGCACAGCTACGACTATGCCACCGCTACCGCAGGTTGATTGCAAAGGGCAAAAACCATAACGTGGTCATCACCGCGATTGCACGCGAGTTGGCCGGTTTCATCTGGGCCATTGCCCGGGCTGTTCCAATCGTGGCCGCTGAAAGATGA
- a CDS encoding DUF2201 family putative metallopeptidase — protein sequence MNKEAHKKVIRARAGLVLDHPFFGHLALRLKLVEDAKCDTAWSDGRILAYNPLYVQILPGEKLKGLMGHVVMHPACRHHLRRKSREPGLWNMACDYAINWILLEAGLSLPDGYLDDPGLRGRTADNIYAHLEAERFRERSDNQDRRVEKQAMEAGEEVDLPDVESRGKRRQRIGESEDHEEDSGEAEAIDQDGPDEDQGDPGQGDPGRSGEVRDAPPAEDGAGGIGEDTTGESQWRINLAQAASRARSMGDLPAGLARMIERLLSPKLDWRQLLNRFIQASARSDYAWMPPNRRYLHRNLYLPAMRSTDLPEVVVAVDTSGSVSSTELNQFAAELSAILETCAQSVHLLYCDSRVARVETVGRQDLPLSLVPVGGGGTDFRPAFDWVEGRGLAPLCMIYLTDLACNRFPQPPPYPVLWACVGEVSAPPPFGEWLSINGSE from the coding sequence ATGAATAAAGAGGCCCATAAAAAAGTAATCCGTGCCCGGGCTGGCTTGGTTTTGGATCACCCCTTTTTTGGGCATCTGGCCTTGCGATTAAAACTGGTGGAGGACGCCAAATGTGACACGGCATGGTCGGACGGGCGCATTCTGGCCTATAATCCGCTGTATGTTCAAATTCTGCCCGGGGAAAAGCTCAAGGGACTCATGGGGCATGTGGTCATGCATCCGGCATGTCGCCATCACCTGCGGCGCAAATCGCGAGAACCGGGCTTGTGGAACATGGCCTGCGATTACGCCATCAACTGGATTCTTCTGGAAGCCGGATTGAGCCTGCCCGACGGCTACCTGGACGATCCCGGATTGCGGGGCAGGACCGCCGACAATATTTATGCTCACCTGGAGGCCGAACGTTTCCGTGAACGTTCCGATAACCAAGACCGCAGGGTCGAAAAGCAGGCCATGGAAGCCGGGGAGGAAGTCGATCTCCCCGACGTCGAAAGCCGAGGCAAACGCCGGCAGCGCATCGGCGAGTCTGAGGACCATGAAGAGGATTCAGGAGAAGCCGAGGCCATTGATCAGGATGGTCCCGATGAGGACCAGGGAGATCCGGGGCAAGGCGACCCGGGGCGGTCCGGAGAAGTCCGCGACGCGCCACCTGCAGAAGACGGCGCCGGGGGCATCGGCGAGGATACCACCGGGGAGAGCCAGTGGCGCATCAATCTGGCCCAGGCCGCCTCCCGTGCCCGGTCCATGGGAGATCTGCCGGCCGGTCTGGCGCGCATGATCGAACGACTGCTCAGCCCGAAACTGGACTGGCGGCAACTTCTCAACCGTTTTATCCAGGCATCGGCGCGTAGCGATTATGCCTGGATGCCGCCCAACCGCCGGTATCTTCACCGAAATCTTTATCTGCCGGCCATGCGCAGCACCGATCTGCCGGAAGTGGTGGTGGCTGTGGATACATCGGGGAGCGTGTCGTCCACAGAACTCAACCAGTTTGCCGCCGAGCTTTCCGCCATTCTGGAAACATGCGCCCAAAGCGTCCATTTGCTTTATTGCGACAGCCGGGTGGCCCGTGTGGAAACGGTCGGCAGGCAGGATTTGCCGCTCTCCCTGGTGCCGGTCGGCGGCGGCGGAACCGATTTCCGGCCGGCTTTCGACTGGGTGGAAGGCCGGGGCCTTGCCCCTCTTTGCATGATCTACCTGACCGATCTGGCCTGTAACCGATTTCCCCAACCGCCCCCCTATCCCGTTTTGTGGGCCTGCGTGGGAGAGGTGAGTGCGCCGCCGCCATTTGGGGAGTGGCTGTCGATAAACGGCTCGGAGTGA
- a CDS encoding AAA family ATPase — MKPSRIIETLKTLITIRQPVFVWGAPGVGKSQVVAQVARQAGVELVDIRAVLLDPVDLRGLPRIDDSNRACWCPPDFLPINGKGVLFLDELNAAPPLVQAACYQLVLDRRLGEYRLPDGWSIVAAGNRETDRAVTHRMPSALANRFVHLNFEVDDAEWLAWAQAAGVAVEVSAFVRFRTNLLHAFDPQKDDKAFPTPRSWEFVSRIMNSRTTAIPDLELIAGAVGEGAAAEFCGFLRVFRDLPDPQVLIDSPETADVPDDPATLYAVCELLSQKTDLANLPRIMTYAKRLPPEFSVLLVRDAARINSAIVETPAFNDWAVAHADVLI, encoded by the coding sequence ATGAAACCGTCCCGCATCATTGAAACGCTGAAAACACTGATCACGATTCGCCAGCCGGTGTTCGTATGGGGCGCACCCGGAGTGGGCAAGAGCCAGGTGGTTGCCCAGGTGGCCCGGCAGGCGGGGGTCGAACTGGTAGACATCCGCGCCGTTCTGTTGGACCCCGTGGATCTTCGGGGGCTGCCCCGTATCGATGACAGCAACCGGGCCTGTTGGTGCCCGCCCGATTTTCTACCCATCAACGGCAAGGGGGTCCTGTTTCTCGATGAATTGAACGCCGCGCCGCCGCTGGTACAGGCGGCCTGTTACCAGCTGGTCCTGGACCGGCGATTGGGCGAATACCGCCTTCCCGACGGGTGGAGTATCGTTGCCGCCGGCAATCGGGAAACCGACCGGGCCGTCACCCATCGCATGCCTTCGGCCCTGGCCAACCGTTTCGTGCACCTCAACTTCGAGGTAGACGATGCCGAATGGCTGGCCTGGGCGCAAGCCGCCGGGGTCGCCGTCGAAGTGAGCGCCTTCGTGCGGTTTCGCACCAACCTTCTGCACGCCTTCGATCCTCAAAAGGACGACAAAGCCTTTCCCACGCCCCGTTCCTGGGAATTTGTTTCCCGTATCATGAACAGCCGGACAACGGCCATTCCGGACCTGGAGTTGATCGCCGGTGCGGTAGGTGAGGGGGCTGCGGCCGAGTTTTGCGGGTTTTTGCGGGTTTTTCGTGACCTTCCGGATCCGCAGGTGCTCATCGACAGCCCCGAAACCGCCGACGTTCCCGACGATCCGGCGACGCTATATGCGGTTTGCGAATTGCTCTCCCAGAAAACCGATCTGGCCAACCTGCCGCGGATCATGACCTATGCCAAACGACTGCCGCCGGAATTCAGTGTCCTGCTGGTGCGCGATGCGGCCCGGATCAACAGCGCCATCGTCGAAACGCCGGCCTTCAATGACTGGGCCGTTGCCCATGCCGATGTCCTCATCTGA
- a CDS encoding branched-chain amino acid aminotransferase, with protein MEVTIKKAEQMKAKPDENQLGFGTIFTDHMFNMDFSVEKGWYNPRIEPYAPLIMDPSTMVLHYGQGVFEGLKAYRNQKGGIQLFRPRENFKRLNHSNHKLCIPEIDEAFAMDSLKQLISVEQEWVPSAPGTSLYIRPTVIATDPFLGVRASHTYRYFVILCPVGAYYAEGFNPVKIMVTKDHVRAVRGGVGDTKTMGNYAASLYAGEAAHEEGYTQVLWLDGVEQKYIEEVGAMNIFFVIDDELITPALSGSILPGITRDSVLALGRSWGLKVSEKRITIDEVINAHTTGHLKEIFGSGTAAVISPVGELKYGDTVISVGEGKVGPLAHKFFETIQNIQYGVTEGPEGWIEVL; from the coding sequence ATGGAAGTCACAATTAAAAAAGCGGAGCAGATGAAAGCCAAACCGGATGAAAACCAGTTGGGGTTCGGCACCATCTTTACCGACCATATGTTCAATATGGATTTCAGCGTCGAAAAAGGCTGGTATAACCCGCGTATCGAGCCCTATGCCCCGCTGATCATGGATCCCTCCACCATGGTCCTGCACTATGGCCAGGGCGTTTTCGAAGGTCTCAAGGCCTATCGCAACCAGAAGGGCGGCATCCAGCTGTTCCGCCCCCGGGAAAATTTCAAACGGCTGAACCACTCCAACCACAAACTCTGCATCCCCGAAATCGATGAAGCATTTGCCATGGATTCGCTCAAGCAGCTGATTTCGGTGGAGCAGGAATGGGTTCCCTCGGCGCCGGGCACATCACTTTACATCCGACCGACCGTCATCGCCACCGACCCCTTCCTTGGGGTGCGTGCCTCCCACACCTACCGCTATTTCGTAATTCTCTGCCCGGTGGGAGCCTATTACGCGGAAGGCTTCAACCCGGTGAAAATCATGGTCACCAAGGATCATGTCCGCGCTGTGCGGGGCGGCGTGGGAGACACCAAAACCATGGGCAACTACGCCGCCAGTCTGTATGCCGGCGAGGCGGCCCACGAGGAGGGTTACACCCAGGTCTTGTGGCTGGACGGGGTGGAACAGAAGTACATCGAGGAAGTCGGTGCCATGAATATCTTCTTCGTCATCGACGACGAACTGATCACCCCCGCCCTTTCCGGCAGCATCCTGCCCGGCATCACCCGGGACTCGGTACTTGCCCTGGGCCGCTCATGGGGACTGAAGGTCTCCGAAAAACGCATCACCATCGATGAAGTGATCAACGCCCACACCACCGGTCATCTCAAGGAGATCTTCGGTTCCGGTACGGCTGCGGTCATCTCTCCGGTGGGAGAGCTGAAATACGGAGATACGGTCATCAGCGTGGGCGAGGGCAAGGTCGGTCCCCTGGCGCACAAGTTTTTCGAAACCATTCAGAATATCCAGTATGGCGTCACCGAAGGACCCGAAGGCTGGATCGAAGTCCTTTAA
- the galU gene encoding UTP--glucose-1-phosphate uridylyltransferase GalU — MKVRKAVFPVAGLGTRFLPATKAMAKEMLPIVDKPLIQYAVEEAYASGITQIIFVTGAGKQAIENHFDHSCELEHMLMARGKDSELKAIHSLIPDSGSIIYTRQNQPLGLGHAIWCARNIVGNEPFAVLLADDLIKAEKPVLKQMIEKFDELQSSIVSVVEVAEKDTSKYGILDADPLVDSVTKIRGLVEKPQPTEAPSNLAIIGRYILTPEIFDILEGKEVGAGGEIQITDAMARLLKTQSIYGYRYQGTRFDCGNKAGFQMANLSFSMDRPDMREQLMPFIHDLIQMK; from the coding sequence ATGAAAGTCAGAAAAGCCGTCTTTCCCGTTGCAGGTCTGGGGACCCGGTTTCTGCCGGCAACCAAGGCCATGGCCAAAGAGATGCTCCCCATTGTGGACAAACCCCTGATTCAATACGCCGTTGAAGAGGCTTACGCGTCTGGGATTACGCAAATCATTTTCGTTACCGGAGCCGGTAAGCAGGCGATCGAAAACCATTTCGACCACTCCTGCGAGCTGGAACATATGCTCATGGCACGGGGTAAAGACTCGGAGCTGAAGGCGATCCACTCGCTGATCCCGGATTCGGGATCCATCATCTACACCCGTCAGAACCAGCCCCTGGGTCTGGGTCACGCCATCTGGTGCGCCCGCAATATCGTGGGCAACGAGCCCTTTGCCGTTCTGCTGGCCGACGATCTGATCAAGGCCGAGAAACCGGTCCTGAAACAGATGATCGAAAAATTCGATGAACTGCAGTCGTCCATCGTCTCCGTCGTGGAGGTGGCCGAGAAGGATACCAGCAAATACGGCATTCTGGATGCGGATCCACTGGTCGACAGTGTTACCAAAATCCGCGGGTTGGTGGAAAAGCCGCAGCCCACGGAAGCCCCCTCCAACCTGGCCATCATCGGGCGCTATATCCTGACCCCGGAAATTTTCGATATCCTGGAGGGTAAGGAGGTAGGGGCCGGCGGCGAAATCCAAATCACCGATGCCATGGCCCGCTTGCTTAAAACCCAGTCCATCTATGGCTACCGTTACCAGGGAACCCGTTTCGACTGTGGCAACAAAGCCGGTTTTCAGATGGCCAATCTCTCTTTTTCCATGGACCGGCCGGACATGCGGGAACAGTTGATGCCCTTTATCCATGACCTGATCCAAATGAAATAA
- the trxA gene encoding thioredoxin, which produces MSESVIEIQESQFDQQVLNQSKPIIIDFWAPWCGPCKAMGPVFGELAAEYAAKMVFAKCNVDENQSIAAKYGIKAIPTLMIFQGGQVVNSITGMSSRSALETAINSAIAGEAPKTPFVVQ; this is translated from the coding sequence ATGTCCGAATCCGTAATTGAAATCCAGGAAAGCCAGTTCGACCAGCAGGTACTGAATCAGAGCAAACCCATTATTATCGACTTCTGGGCCCCATGGTGCGGCCCCTGCAAAGCCATGGGGCCTGTTTTTGGAGAACTGGCCGCCGAATACGCCGCAAAAATGGTCTTTGCCAAATGTAATGTCGATGAAAATCAATCTATTGCAGCAAAATATGGTATCAAGGCAATTCCGACGCTGATGATTTTCCAGGGGGGGCAGGTAGTCAACAGCATTACCGGTATGTCATCCCGTAGCGCCCTGGAAACAGCGATCAACAGTGCGATTGCCGGTGAGGCACCCAAAACGCCGTTTGTTGTCCAATGA
- a CDS encoding DUF1638 domain-containing protein: protein MAEARFNDISIVSCGTMSLELNFLKKEGFLDTPQILYTRPGLHQDTPELERQLVRQIEQAKQKTPYVLVVYGGKFCYVNIDQPTRLMQTIITEQGPSVARIEATHCMDMIASEAEREQIAAEAAGGEPVWWMTPGWIKFRKDVFKGWDKGLANENFPKHTGGAIVLDGVGYMDDFMAENPETFLEYSDWMGIPIIPWPVSLDRFKRLLLDQAEILHAR, encoded by the coding sequence ATGGCAGAGGCTCGATTTAATGATATTTCCATCGTGTCGTGCGGAACGATGAGCCTTGAGTTGAATTTTTTAAAAAAAGAGGGGTTTCTGGACACTCCCCAGATCCTGTATACGCGCCCTGGGCTTCACCAGGACACCCCCGAACTGGAGCGGCAGTTGGTCCGGCAGATCGAACAGGCCAAGCAAAAAACGCCCTATGTACTCGTTGTCTATGGCGGCAAGTTCTGTTACGTCAACATCGACCAACCAACGCGTCTGATGCAGACCATCATCACCGAGCAGGGCCCCTCCGTGGCCAGAATAGAAGCAACGCACTGCATGGATATGATTGCCAGCGAAGCCGAACGGGAGCAGATAGCTGCCGAGGCAGCCGGGGGAGAGCCGGTCTGGTGGATGACCCCGGGATGGATCAAATTCCGCAAGGATGTGTTCAAGGGCTGGGACAAAGGCCTGGCCAACGAGAATTTTCCCAAACACACCGGTGGGGCCATCGTTCTGGACGGTGTGGGGTACATGGACGACTTCATGGCGGAAAATCCGGAAACGTTTTTGGAGTATTCCGACTGGATGGGCATTCCGATCATCCCCTGGCCGGTGAGCCTGGATCGGTTTAAGCGGCTGCTGCTGGATCAGGCCGAAATCCTTCATGCCCGCTAA